From a single Myotis daubentonii chromosome 5, mMyoDau2.1, whole genome shotgun sequence genomic region:
- the DNMT1 gene encoding DNA (cytosine-5)-methyltransferase 1 isoform X5, protein MPARTAPARVPALASRAISLPDDVRRRLKDLERDSLTEKECVKEKLNLLHEFLQTEIKNQLCDLETKLHKEELSEEGYLAKVKSLLNKDLSLENGAHPFSREVNGCLENGSHSSGEDRRVRMAEENKSPKSMSKPCTPRRSKSDGETKSEVSPSPRITRQSTRQTTITSHFTRGPAKRRSEEDPGRAHVDSSGDEEEKEQAEKRRRSQSRDLRAAKRKPEKESQDSDGKDEDEKAETRCRSQSRDLRAAKRKPEKDSQDSDGKDEDEKEEKRRRSTSRDPDEKKVAQTKTALSPKNQLQKCLQCGQYLDDPELKYEHHLPNAVDEVPMLTNERLSIFDANESGFESYEYFPQNRLTCFSVYCKHGHLCPIDTGLIEKDIKLYFSGSAKPIYDDDPSPEGGVNGKNLGPITEWWITGFDGGEKALIGFSTAYAEYILMEPSPEYSPMFNLMQEKIYISKIVVEFLQNNRDATYEDLINKIETTVPPSTLNLNRFTEDSLLRHAQFVVEQVESYDAAGDSDELPIFLTPCMRDLIKLVGVTLGRRNEKRRAISHSTKEKDKGPTKATTTKLVYQIFDTFFAEQIEKDDREDKENAFKRRRCGVCEVCQQPDCGTCKACKDMVKFGGSGRSKQACLKRRCPNMAMKEADDDEEEDDDIPEMPSPKKMHQGKKKKQNKDRISWIGEAVKTDGKKTYYKKVCIDSETLKVGDCVSVIPDDSSKPLYLARVTALWEDSSQGPMFHAHWFCAGTDTVLGATSDPLELFLVDECEDMQLSYIHSKVTVVYKAPSENWAMEGGMDPETLMEEDNGKTYFYQLWYDQDYARFESPPKTEPTEDNKYKFCASCAHLVEMKQKEIPRALELLEDLEDRVFYSSASKDGIQYRVGDGVYLLPEAFTFNIKLSSPVKRPRKEPVNEDLYPEHYRKYSDYIKGSNLDAPEPYRIGRIREIFCVKKNNGKPNETDIKIRLNKFYRPENTHKSTPASYHTDINLLYWSDEEAVVDFSDVQGRCTVEYGEDLPGCLQDFSTGGPDRFYFLEAYNAKNKSFEDPPNHARSPGNKGKGKGKGKGRPKSQTSEPKEPKVDIQLPKLRTLDVFSGCGGLSEGFHQAGISQTLWAIEMWDPAAQAFRLNNPGSTVFTEDCNVLLKLVMAGEVTNSLGQKLPQKGDVEMLCGGPPCQGFSGMNRFNSRTYSKFKNSLVVSFLSYCDYYRPRYFLLENVRNFVSFKRSMVLKLTLRCLVRMGYQCTFGVLQAGQYGVAQTRRRAIILAAAPGEKLPLFPEPLHVFAPRACQLSVVVDDKKFVSNVTRLSSCPFRTITVRDTMSDLPEIRNGASALEISYNGEPQSWFQRQLRGSQYQPILRDHICKDMSALVAARMRHVPLAPGSDWRDLPNIEVRLSDGTMTRKLRYTYHDRKNGCSSKGALRGVCSCASGKACDSTARQFNTLIPWCLPHTGNRHNHWAGLYGRLEWDGFFSTTVTNPEPMGKQGRVLHPEQHRVVSVRECARSQGFPDTYRLFGNILDKHRQVGNAVPPPLAKAIGLEIKRCMLAKAQESASGMVRWKTIEEEKTAED, encoded by the exons GCTCAAAGATTTGGAAAGAGATAGCTTAACAGAAAAG GAGTGTGTGAAGGAGAAATTGAatctcttgcatgaatttctgcaAACGGAAATAAAGAATCAGTTATGTGATTTGGAAACGAAATTACATAAAGAAGAATTATCAGAG GAGGGCTACCTGGCTAAAGTcaaatcccttttaaataaagatttgtCCTTGGAGAACGGAGCTCATCCTTTCAGTCGGGAAGTGAATGGATGTCTAGAAAACGGGAGTCATTCAAGTGGTGAGGACCGCAGAGTGAGAATGGCAGAGGAAAACAAGTCGCCCAAATCCATGTCCAAACCTTGCACGCCCAGGAGAAGCAAGTCTGATGGAGAGACCAAGT cTGAAGTCTCACCTAGCCCCAGGATTACAAGGCAGTCTACCAGGCAGACCACCATCACCTCTCATTTCACAAGGGG CCCTGCTAAACGGAGATCCGAGGAAGACCCTGGAAGAGCCCATGTGGACAGTTCTGgcgatgaagaagaaaaagagcag GCTGAAAAGAGGCGCAGAAGTCAATCCAGAGATCT cAGAGCTGCCAAACGGAAACCTGAAAAAGAATCACAAGATTCTGATGGAAAAGATGAGGATGAAAAG GCTGAAACGAGGTGCAGAAGTCAATCCAGAGATCT cAGAGCTGCCAAACGGAAACCTGAAAAAGATTCACAAGATTCTGATGGAAAAGATGAGGATGAAAAG GAGGAGAAGAGACGCAGATCGACATCCAGAGATCC TGATGAGAAAAAAGTAGCTCAAACCAAAACAGCACTGTCTCCCAAG AACCAGCTCCAAAAGTGCCTTCAGTGTGGACAGTACCTGGATGACCCTGAACTAAAGTACGAACATCATCTCCCGAATGCA GTGGACGAGGTACCCATGTTGACAAATGAAAGACTGTCCATCTTCGATGCCAATGAATCTGGCTTTGAGAGTTATGAATATTTTCCTCAAAACAGACTGACGTGCTTCAG TGTGTACTGTAAACATGGCCACCTGTGCCCCATTGACACTGGGCTCATTGAGAAGGATATTAAGCTCTACTTTTCTGGTTCAGCAAAACCGATATATGATGATGACCCGTCTCCTGAAG GTGGTGTTAATGGCAAAAACCTTGGCCCCATCACTGAATGGTGGATCACTGGCTTTGACGGAGGCGAAAAGGCTCTCATTGGCTTTAGCACCG CCTATGCTGAATACATCCTAATGGAGCCCAGCCCAGAGTACTCACCAATGTTCAACTTGATGCAGGAGAAGATCTACATAAGTAAGATAGTCGTTGAGTTCCTGCAGAACAACCGTGATGCGACCTACGAGGACCTGATCAATAAGATTGAG ACCACAGTTCCTCCTTCCACGCTCAACCTGAATCGATTCACTGAGGATTCTCTCCTTCGACACGCTCAGTTTGTGGTGGAACAAGTAGAGAGTTACGATGCGGCTGGGGACAGTGATGAACTGCCCATCTTCCTGACCCCCTGCATGAGAGACTTGATCAAGTTGGTTGGGGTCACCCTAGGAAGAAG AAACGAAAAACGTCGAGCCATCAGTCATTCCACCAAGGAGAAGGACAAAGGCCCCACAAAAGCTACCACCACCAAGCTGGTCTACCAGATCTTCGACACTTTCTTCGCAGAGCAAATCGAAAAGGATGACAGAGAAGACAAGGAGAATGCCTTCAAACGCCGGCGGTGTGGCGTCTGCGAG gTTTGTCAGCAGCCCGACTGTGGAACGTGTAAAGCCTGTAAGGATATGGTTAAGTTCGGTGGTAGCGGCCGGAGCAAACAAGCCTGCCTAAAGAGGAG GTGTCCCAACATGGCCATGAAGGAGGCAGATGACGACGAAGAAGAGGATGACGATATCCCAGAGATGCCGTCACCCAAAAAAATGCAccaggggaagaaaaagaaacagaacaaggaCCGGATCTCTTGGATTGGAGAGGCCGTTAAG ACTGATGGCAAGAAGACTTACTATAAGAAGGTGTGCATTGACTCCGAAACCCTGAAAGTGGGGGACTGTGTCTCTGTTATTCCAGATGACTCTTCAAAACCACTGTACTTAGCAAG GGTCACGGCGTTGTGGGAGGACAGCAGCCAAGGGCCGATGTTTCACGCCCACTGGTTCTGTGCCGGCACAGACACGGTCCTGGGGGCCACGTCGGACCCCCTGGAGCTGTTCCTGGTAGACGAGTGTGAGGACATGCAGCTGTCATACATTCACAGCAAGGTGACGGTCGTCTATAAAGCTCCATCGGAAAACTGGGCCATGGAG GGAGGCATGGATCCCGAGACCCTGATGGAAGAGGACAACGGGAAGACCTATTTCTACCAGCTGTGGTATGATCAAGACTACGCAAGATTTGAGTCCCCTCCAAAAACTGAACCAACTGAGGACAACAAATACAA ATTCTGCGCCAGCTGTGCCCATCTGGTTGAGATGAAGCAGAAGGAAATCCCCAGGGCCCTGGAGCTGCTCGAGGACCTGGAGGACCGGGTTTTCTACAGCTCGGCCTCCAAGGACGGCATCCAGTACCGAGTGGGCGACGGCGTGTACCTTCTCCCGGAGGCCTTCACGTTCAA CATTAAGCTGTCCAGTCCTGTGAAACGCCCACGGAAGGAGCCTGTGAATGAAGACCTGTATCCAGAACACTACCGGAAATACTCGGACTACATCAAAGGCAGCAACCTGGACGCCCCTGAGCCATACCGAATTGGCCGCATCCGAGAGATCTTCTGTGTCAAGAAGAACAATGGCAAGCCCAATGAGACAGACATCAAGATCAGACTGAACAAGTTCTACAG GCCGGAGAACACCCACAAATCCACTCCAGCAAGTTACCATACAGACATCAACCTGCTTTACTGGAGCGACGAGGAGGCCGTGGTGGACTTCAGCGATGTGCAGGGCCGCTGCACCGTGGAATACGGGGAGGACCTGCCGGGGTGCTTGCAGGACTTCTCAACTGGCGGCCCCGACCGCTTCTACTTCCTTGAG GCCTataatgccaagaacaaaagctTTGAAGACCCTCCCAACCATGCCCGTAGCCCCGGaaacaaagggaaagggaaggggaaag GGAAAGGCAGGCCAAAATCTCAGACAAGTGAGCCAAAGGAACCCAAGGTGGACATTCAGCTGCCCAAACTGCGGACCCTGGATGTGTTTTCTGGCTGTGGGGGGCTATCGGAAGGATTCCACCAAGCAG GCATCTCACAAACACTGTGGGCCATTGAAATGTGGGACCCCGCGGCCCAGGCGTTCCGGCTGAACAACCCCGGGTCCACCGTGTTCACGGAGGACTGCAATGTCCTGCTGAAGCTGGTCATGGCCGGAGAGGTGACCAACTCCCTTGGCCAGAAGCTGCCTCAGAAGGGAGACGTGGAGATGCTGTGCGGCGGGCCACCCTGCCAAGGCTTCAGTGGCATGAACCGCTTCAACTCTCGCACCTACTCCAAGTTCAAGAACTCCCTGGTGGTCTCTTTCCTCAG CTACTGTGACTACTACCGGCCGCGGTACTTCCTCCTGGAGAACGTCAGGAACTTCGTGTCCTTCAAGCGCTCCATGGTCCTAAAGCTCACTCTCCGCTGCCTGGTCCGCATGGGCTATCAGTGCACCTTTGGCGTGTTGCAG GCTGGTCAGTACGGCGTGGCCCAGACACGGAGGCGAGCTATTATCCTGGCTGCGGCCCCTGGGGAGAAGCTCCCCCTCTTCCCAGAGCCGCTGCACGTGTTCGCACCCCGGGCCTGCCAGCTGAGCGTCGTGGTGGACGACAAGAAGTTCGTCAGCAACGTAACTAG GCTGAGCTCATGTCCGTTCCGAACCATCACCGTGCGGGACACAATGTCTGACCTTCCTGAGATCCGGAATGGGGCTTCAGCGCTGGAGATCTCGTACAACGGGGAGCCCCAGTCCTGGTTCCAGAGGCAGCTCCGGGGCTCGCAGTACCAGCCTATCCTCAGGGACCACATCTGTAAG GACATGAGCGCATTGGTGGCCGCCCGCATGCGGCATGTCCCTCTGGCTCCGGGCTCAGACTGGCGTGACCTGCCTAACATCGAGGTACGGCTCTCAGACGGCACCATGACCAGGAAGCTGCGGTACACCTACCACGACCGGAAGAACGGCTGCAGCAGCAAGGGGGCCCTCCGAGGGGTCTGCTCCTGTGCGAGCG GCAAAGCCTGCGACTCCACGGCCAGACAGTTCAACACCCTCATCCCCTGGTGCCTGCCCCACACCGGGAACAGGCACAACCATTGGGCCGGCCTCTATGGGCGGCTCGAGTGGGATGGCTTCTTCAGCACAACTGTCACCAACCCCGAGCCCATGGGCAAGCAG GGCCGCGTGCTTCACCCTGAGCAGCACCGTGTGGTGAGCGTGCGGGAGTGTGCTCGCTCCCAGGGCTTCCCGGACACCTACAGGCTGTTTGGCAATATCCTGGACAAGCACCGGCAG GTGGGTAACGCCGTGCCGCCACCCCTGGCCAAAGCCATTGGCTTGGAGATCAAGCGCTGTATGTTGGCCAAGGCTCAAGAGAGTGCCTCAGGTATGGTGAGGTGG
- the DNMT1 gene encoding DNA (cytosine-5)-methyltransferase 1 isoform X3, with translation MPARTAPARVPALASRAISLPDDVRRRLKDLERDSLTEKECVKEKLNLLHEFLQTEIKNQLCDLETKLHKEELSEEGYLAKVKSLLNKDLSLENGAHPFSREVNGCLENGSHSSGEDRRVRMAEENKSPKSMSKPCTPRRSKSDGETKSEVSPSPRITRQSTRQTTITSHFTRGPAKRRSEEDPGRAHVDSSGDEEEKEQAEKRRRSQSRDLAAKRKPEKESQDSDGKDEDEKAETRCRSQSRDLRAAKRKPEKDSQDSDGKDEDEKEEKRRRSTSRDPDEKKVAQTKTALSPKNQLQKCLQCGQYLDDPELKYEHHLPNAVDEVPMLTNERLSIFDANESGFESYEYFPQNRLTCFSVYCKHGHLCPIDTGLIEKDIKLYFSGSAKPIYDDDPSPEGGVNGKNLGPITEWWITGFDGGEKALIGFSTAYAEYILMEPSPEYSPMFNLMQEKIYISKIVVEFLQNNRDATYEDLINKIETTVPPSTLNLNRFTEDSLLRHAQFVVEQVESYDAAGDSDELPIFLTPCMRDLIKLVGVTLGRRNEKRRAISHSTKEKDKGPTKATTTKLVYQIFDTFFAEQIEKDDREDKENAFKRRRCGVCEVCQQPDCGTCKACKDMVKFGGSGRSKQACLKRRCPNMAMKEADDDEEEDDDIPEMPSPKKMHQGKKKKQNKDRISWIGEAVKTDGKKTYYKKVCIDSETLKVGDCVSVIPDDSSKPLYLARVTALWEDSSQGPMFHAHWFCAGTDTVLGATSDPLELFLVDECEDMQLSYIHSKVTVVYKAPSENWAMEGGMDPETLMEEDNGKTYFYQLWYDQDYARFESPPKTEPTEDNKYKFCASCAHLVEMKQKEIPRALELLEDLEDRVFYSSASKDGIQYRVGDGVYLLPEAFTFNIKLSSPVKRPRKEPVNEDLYPEHYRKYSDYIKGSNLDAPEPYRIGRIREIFCVKKNNGKPNETDIKIRLNKFYRPENTHKSTPASYHTDINLLYWSDEEAVVDFSDVQGRCTVEYGEDLPGCLQDFSTGGPDRFYFLEAYNAKNKSFEDPPNHARSPGNKGKGKGKGKGRPKSQTSEPKEPKVDIQLPKLRTLDVFSGCGGLSEGFHQAGISQTLWAIEMWDPAAQAFRLNNPGSTVFTEDCNVLLKLVMAGEVTNSLGQKLPQKGDVEMLCGGPPCQGFSGMNRFNSRTYSKFKNSLVVSFLSYCDYYRPRYFLLENVRNFVSFKRSMVLKLTLRCLVRMGYQCTFGVLQAGQYGVAQTRRRAIILAAAPGEKLPLFPEPLHVFAPRACQLSVVVDDKKFVSNVTRLSSCPFRTITVRDTMSDLPEIRNGASALEISYNGEPQSWFQRQLRGSQYQPILRDHICKDMSALVAARMRHVPLAPGSDWRDLPNIEVRLSDGTMTRKLRYTYHDRKNGCSSKGALRGVCSCASGKACDSTARQFNTLIPWCLPHTGNRHNHWAGLYGRLEWDGFFSTTVTNPEPMGKQGRVLHPEQHRVVSVRECARSQGFPDTYRLFGNILDKHRQVGNAVPPPLAKAIGLEIKRCMLAKAQESASVKIEEKTIEEKTIEEEKTAED, from the exons GCTCAAAGATTTGGAAAGAGATAGCTTAACAGAAAAG GAGTGTGTGAAGGAGAAATTGAatctcttgcatgaatttctgcaAACGGAAATAAAGAATCAGTTATGTGATTTGGAAACGAAATTACATAAAGAAGAATTATCAGAG GAGGGCTACCTGGCTAAAGTcaaatcccttttaaataaagatttgtCCTTGGAGAACGGAGCTCATCCTTTCAGTCGGGAAGTGAATGGATGTCTAGAAAACGGGAGTCATTCAAGTGGTGAGGACCGCAGAGTGAGAATGGCAGAGGAAAACAAGTCGCCCAAATCCATGTCCAAACCTTGCACGCCCAGGAGAAGCAAGTCTGATGGAGAGACCAAGT cTGAAGTCTCACCTAGCCCCAGGATTACAAGGCAGTCTACCAGGCAGACCACCATCACCTCTCATTTCACAAGGGG CCCTGCTAAACGGAGATCCGAGGAAGACCCTGGAAGAGCCCATGTGGACAGTTCTGgcgatgaagaagaaaaagagcag GCTGAAAAGAGGCGCAGAAGTCAATCCAGAGATCT AGCTGCCAAACGGAAACCTGAAAAAGAATCACAAGATTCTGATGGAAAAGATGAGGATGAAAAG GCTGAAACGAGGTGCAGAAGTCAATCCAGAGATCT cAGAGCTGCCAAACGGAAACCTGAAAAAGATTCACAAGATTCTGATGGAAAAGATGAGGATGAAAAG GAGGAGAAGAGACGCAGATCGACATCCAGAGATCC TGATGAGAAAAAAGTAGCTCAAACCAAAACAGCACTGTCTCCCAAG AACCAGCTCCAAAAGTGCCTTCAGTGTGGACAGTACCTGGATGACCCTGAACTAAAGTACGAACATCATCTCCCGAATGCA GTGGACGAGGTACCCATGTTGACAAATGAAAGACTGTCCATCTTCGATGCCAATGAATCTGGCTTTGAGAGTTATGAATATTTTCCTCAAAACAGACTGACGTGCTTCAG TGTGTACTGTAAACATGGCCACCTGTGCCCCATTGACACTGGGCTCATTGAGAAGGATATTAAGCTCTACTTTTCTGGTTCAGCAAAACCGATATATGATGATGACCCGTCTCCTGAAG GTGGTGTTAATGGCAAAAACCTTGGCCCCATCACTGAATGGTGGATCACTGGCTTTGACGGAGGCGAAAAGGCTCTCATTGGCTTTAGCACCG CCTATGCTGAATACATCCTAATGGAGCCCAGCCCAGAGTACTCACCAATGTTCAACTTGATGCAGGAGAAGATCTACATAAGTAAGATAGTCGTTGAGTTCCTGCAGAACAACCGTGATGCGACCTACGAGGACCTGATCAATAAGATTGAG ACCACAGTTCCTCCTTCCACGCTCAACCTGAATCGATTCACTGAGGATTCTCTCCTTCGACACGCTCAGTTTGTGGTGGAACAAGTAGAGAGTTACGATGCGGCTGGGGACAGTGATGAACTGCCCATCTTCCTGACCCCCTGCATGAGAGACTTGATCAAGTTGGTTGGGGTCACCCTAGGAAGAAG AAACGAAAAACGTCGAGCCATCAGTCATTCCACCAAGGAGAAGGACAAAGGCCCCACAAAAGCTACCACCACCAAGCTGGTCTACCAGATCTTCGACACTTTCTTCGCAGAGCAAATCGAAAAGGATGACAGAGAAGACAAGGAGAATGCCTTCAAACGCCGGCGGTGTGGCGTCTGCGAG gTTTGTCAGCAGCCCGACTGTGGAACGTGTAAAGCCTGTAAGGATATGGTTAAGTTCGGTGGTAGCGGCCGGAGCAAACAAGCCTGCCTAAAGAGGAG GTGTCCCAACATGGCCATGAAGGAGGCAGATGACGACGAAGAAGAGGATGACGATATCCCAGAGATGCCGTCACCCAAAAAAATGCAccaggggaagaaaaagaaacagaacaaggaCCGGATCTCTTGGATTGGAGAGGCCGTTAAG ACTGATGGCAAGAAGACTTACTATAAGAAGGTGTGCATTGACTCCGAAACCCTGAAAGTGGGGGACTGTGTCTCTGTTATTCCAGATGACTCTTCAAAACCACTGTACTTAGCAAG GGTCACGGCGTTGTGGGAGGACAGCAGCCAAGGGCCGATGTTTCACGCCCACTGGTTCTGTGCCGGCACAGACACGGTCCTGGGGGCCACGTCGGACCCCCTGGAGCTGTTCCTGGTAGACGAGTGTGAGGACATGCAGCTGTCATACATTCACAGCAAGGTGACGGTCGTCTATAAAGCTCCATCGGAAAACTGGGCCATGGAG GGAGGCATGGATCCCGAGACCCTGATGGAAGAGGACAACGGGAAGACCTATTTCTACCAGCTGTGGTATGATCAAGACTACGCAAGATTTGAGTCCCCTCCAAAAACTGAACCAACTGAGGACAACAAATACAA ATTCTGCGCCAGCTGTGCCCATCTGGTTGAGATGAAGCAGAAGGAAATCCCCAGGGCCCTGGAGCTGCTCGAGGACCTGGAGGACCGGGTTTTCTACAGCTCGGCCTCCAAGGACGGCATCCAGTACCGAGTGGGCGACGGCGTGTACCTTCTCCCGGAGGCCTTCACGTTCAA CATTAAGCTGTCCAGTCCTGTGAAACGCCCACGGAAGGAGCCTGTGAATGAAGACCTGTATCCAGAACACTACCGGAAATACTCGGACTACATCAAAGGCAGCAACCTGGACGCCCCTGAGCCATACCGAATTGGCCGCATCCGAGAGATCTTCTGTGTCAAGAAGAACAATGGCAAGCCCAATGAGACAGACATCAAGATCAGACTGAACAAGTTCTACAG GCCGGAGAACACCCACAAATCCACTCCAGCAAGTTACCATACAGACATCAACCTGCTTTACTGGAGCGACGAGGAGGCCGTGGTGGACTTCAGCGATGTGCAGGGCCGCTGCACCGTGGAATACGGGGAGGACCTGCCGGGGTGCTTGCAGGACTTCTCAACTGGCGGCCCCGACCGCTTCTACTTCCTTGAG GCCTataatgccaagaacaaaagctTTGAAGACCCTCCCAACCATGCCCGTAGCCCCGGaaacaaagggaaagggaaggggaaag GGAAAGGCAGGCCAAAATCTCAGACAAGTGAGCCAAAGGAACCCAAGGTGGACATTCAGCTGCCCAAACTGCGGACCCTGGATGTGTTTTCTGGCTGTGGGGGGCTATCGGAAGGATTCCACCAAGCAG GCATCTCACAAACACTGTGGGCCATTGAAATGTGGGACCCCGCGGCCCAGGCGTTCCGGCTGAACAACCCCGGGTCCACCGTGTTCACGGAGGACTGCAATGTCCTGCTGAAGCTGGTCATGGCCGGAGAGGTGACCAACTCCCTTGGCCAGAAGCTGCCTCAGAAGGGAGACGTGGAGATGCTGTGCGGCGGGCCACCCTGCCAAGGCTTCAGTGGCATGAACCGCTTCAACTCTCGCACCTACTCCAAGTTCAAGAACTCCCTGGTGGTCTCTTTCCTCAG CTACTGTGACTACTACCGGCCGCGGTACTTCCTCCTGGAGAACGTCAGGAACTTCGTGTCCTTCAAGCGCTCCATGGTCCTAAAGCTCACTCTCCGCTGCCTGGTCCGCATGGGCTATCAGTGCACCTTTGGCGTGTTGCAG GCTGGTCAGTACGGCGTGGCCCAGACACGGAGGCGAGCTATTATCCTGGCTGCGGCCCCTGGGGAGAAGCTCCCCCTCTTCCCAGAGCCGCTGCACGTGTTCGCACCCCGGGCCTGCCAGCTGAGCGTCGTGGTGGACGACAAGAAGTTCGTCAGCAACGTAACTAG GCTGAGCTCATGTCCGTTCCGAACCATCACCGTGCGGGACACAATGTCTGACCTTCCTGAGATCCGGAATGGGGCTTCAGCGCTGGAGATCTCGTACAACGGGGAGCCCCAGTCCTGGTTCCAGAGGCAGCTCCGGGGCTCGCAGTACCAGCCTATCCTCAGGGACCACATCTGTAAG GACATGAGCGCATTGGTGGCCGCCCGCATGCGGCATGTCCCTCTGGCTCCGGGCTCAGACTGGCGTGACCTGCCTAACATCGAGGTACGGCTCTCAGACGGCACCATGACCAGGAAGCTGCGGTACACCTACCACGACCGGAAGAACGGCTGCAGCAGCAAGGGGGCCCTCCGAGGGGTCTGCTCCTGTGCGAGCG GCAAAGCCTGCGACTCCACGGCCAGACAGTTCAACACCCTCATCCCCTGGTGCCTGCCCCACACCGGGAACAGGCACAACCATTGGGCCGGCCTCTATGGGCGGCTCGAGTGGGATGGCTTCTTCAGCACAACTGTCACCAACCCCGAGCCCATGGGCAAGCAG GGCCGCGTGCTTCACCCTGAGCAGCACCGTGTGGTGAGCGTGCGGGAGTGTGCTCGCTCCCAGGGCTTCCCGGACACCTACAGGCTGTTTGGCAATATCCTGGACAAGCACCGGCAG GTGGGTAACGCCGTGCCGCCACCCCTGGCCAAAGCCATTGGCTTGGAGATCAAGCGCTGTATGTTGGCCAAGGCTCAAGAGAGTGCCTCAG